In a genomic window of Arthrobacter woluwensis:
- the pstA gene encoding phosphate ABC transporter permease PstA, whose product MTTTLTPNRRRSALTKGQLPKYAPWVVLGASLVVGAALVNLIGFNPFGWGLISAILFTVGLVAWSGSVEGARKAKDKLATCLVFGSFIIAVLPLISVIWTALVNGIPGLMTPGFLGTSMNGVTGVADNKAVENGTRVLGGVYHALIGTLQITALATVISVPVGLLTAVYLVEYGNDRFLARAITFFVDVMTGIPSIVAGLFAAAFFFIVVGPGTKTGAVAAIALSVLMIPVVVRSSEEMLKIVPNELREAAYALGVRKWRTIVKVVIPTAISGIASGVTLAIARVIGETAPILVTAGFATAINNNVFGGWMASLPTYIYTQILNPTSPSNPGPSDQRAWGAALVLIILVMLLNLIARLIARVFAPKQGR is encoded by the coding sequence ATGACCACCACCCTGACACCCAATCGCCGCCGCTCCGCGCTGACCAAGGGGCAGCTGCCCAAGTACGCCCCGTGGGTCGTGCTGGGCGCGTCCCTCGTCGTCGGCGCGGCGCTCGTGAACCTCATCGGGTTCAACCCGTTCGGCTGGGGCCTGATCTCCGCCATCCTCTTCACCGTGGGCCTCGTGGCCTGGAGCGGTTCCGTGGAGGGCGCCCGCAAGGCGAAGGACAAGCTCGCCACCTGCCTGGTGTTCGGCTCCTTCATCATCGCGGTCCTCCCGCTGATCTCGGTCATCTGGACGGCGCTGGTGAACGGCATCCCGGGCCTCATGACCCCCGGCTTCCTCGGCACCTCGATGAACGGCGTGACCGGTGTGGCCGACAACAAGGCCGTGGAGAACGGCACGAGGGTCCTGGGCGGCGTGTACCACGCGCTGATCGGCACCCTGCAGATCACGGCCCTGGCCACGGTCATCTCCGTGCCGGTGGGTCTTCTCACGGCGGTCTACCTCGTCGAGTACGGCAACGACCGTTTCCTGGCCCGCGCCATCACCTTCTTCGTGGACGTCATGACCGGCATCCCGTCGATCGTGGCCGGTCTGTTCGCGGCCGCGTTCTTCTTCATCGTGGTGGGCCCCGGCACCAAGACCGGCGCGGTCGCCGCGATCGCGCTCTCGGTGCTCATGATCCCCGTGGTGGTGCGCTCCAGTGAGGAGATGCTCAAGATCGTCCCGAACGAGCTCCGCGAGGCCGCCTACGCCCTGGGCGTGCGCAAGTGGCGCACGATCGTGAAGGTCGTCATCCCGACGGCGATCTCCGGCATCGCGTCCGGCGTCACCCTGGCGATCGCCCGCGTCATCGGCGAGACGGCGCCCATCCTCGTCACCGCCGGCTTCGCGACCGCGATCAACAACAACGTGTTCGGCGGGTGGATGGCTTCGCTCCCGACGTACATCTACACGCAGATCCTGAACCCGACGTCGCCGTCCAACCCCGGTCCGTCGGACCAGCGGGCCTGGGGCGCGGCCCTGGTCCTGATTATCCTGGTGATGCTGCTGAACCTCATCGCCCGCCTGATCGCACGGGTCTTCGCGCCCAAGCAGGGCCGCTAG
- a CDS encoding tripartite tricarboxylate transporter TctB family protein, with protein sequence MGIAALLGVAGVVVLWDASRITVPYSVSDVVGPKTMPVIIGSLLVVSAVLLAVNVLRGGSGQAEEGEDVDLSHPTDWKTVLPLIGFFILNIVLIDPLGWVISGTIMFWGSVWSLGSRHYVRDGIVSLILAVGTFYGFYLGLGIHLPAGILAGIL encoded by the coding sequence CTGGGCATCGCCGCCCTGCTCGGCGTGGCCGGCGTCGTCGTGCTCTGGGACGCCTCACGCATCACGGTGCCCTACTCCGTCTCCGACGTGGTGGGACCGAAGACCATGCCGGTGATCATCGGATCGCTGCTCGTGGTCAGCGCCGTGCTCCTGGCCGTCAACGTCCTGCGGGGCGGCAGCGGCCAGGCCGAGGAGGGCGAGGATGTCGACCTCAGCCATCCCACCGACTGGAAGACCGTGCTGCCGCTGATCGGCTTCTTCATCCTGAACATCGTGCTGATCGACCCCCTCGGCTGGGTGATCTCCGGGACCATCATGTTCTGGGGCAGCGTCTGGTCCCTGGGCAGCCGCCACTATGTGCGGGACGGCATCGTCTCGCTCATCCTGGCCGTCGGCACCTTCTACGGTTTCTACCTCGGCCTCGGGATCCACCTCCCGGCCGGGATCCTGGCGGGAATTCTCTGA
- the pstB gene encoding phosphate ABC transporter ATP-binding protein PstB — protein sequence MSKRIDVKDLNVYYGNFLAVEGVNINIEAKSVTAFIGPSGCGKSTFLRTLNRMHEVLPGAHVEGEVLLDGADIYGPGVDPVTVRTNIGMVFQRPNPFPTMSIRDNVLAGVKLNNKRISKGEADALVEKSLQGANLWNEVKDRLDKPGSGLSGGQQQRLCIARAIAVEPAVLLMDEPCSALDPISTLAVEDLINELKDSYTVVIVTHNMQQAARVSDRTAFFNIAGTGKPGKLIEFADTSTIFNNPSQKATEDYVSGRFG from the coding sequence ATGAGCAAGAGAATCGACGTCAAGGACCTGAACGTCTACTACGGCAACTTCCTGGCCGTGGAGGGTGTCAACATCAACATCGAGGCCAAGTCGGTCACGGCCTTCATCGGCCCGTCCGGCTGCGGCAAGTCGACCTTCCTCCGCACGCTGAACCGCATGCACGAGGTGCTGCCGGGCGCACACGTGGAAGGCGAGGTCCTGCTGGACGGCGCGGACATCTACGGCCCCGGCGTCGATCCGGTGACCGTCCGCACGAACATCGGCATGGTGTTCCAGCGCCCCAACCCGTTCCCCACCATGTCGATCCGGGACAACGTCCTGGCCGGCGTGAAGCTGAACAACAAGCGGATCTCCAAGGGCGAGGCCGACGCCCTGGTGGAGAAGTCCCTGCAGGGCGCCAACCTCTGGAACGAGGTCAAGGACCGTCTGGACAAGCCCGGTTCGGGCCTCTCGGGTGGCCAGCAGCAGCGTCTCTGCATCGCCCGTGCGATCGCGGTGGAACCGGCCGTGCTGCTCATGGACGAGCCGTGTTCCGCTCTGGACCCGATCTCGACCCTCGCGGTGGAGGACCTCATCAATGAGCTCAAGGACTCCTACACCGTGGTGATCGTGACCCACAACATGCAGCAGGCCGCCCGCGTCTCTGACAGGACGGCGTTCTTCAACATCGCGGGCACTGGCAAGCCGGGCAAGCTCATCGAATTCGCGGACACCAGCACCATCTTCAACAACCCGAGCCAGAAGGCCACCGAGGACTACGTCTCCGGCCGCTTCGGGTGA
- a CDS encoding tripartite tricarboxylate transporter permease — MDILNNLMHGFATAATPTNLLFACIGVLLGTAVGVLPGIGPAMALALLLPVTTNLEPTGALIMFAGIYYGGMYGGSTTSILLNTPGESSTVVTAIEGHKMAKAGRAAQALATAAIGSFVAGTIGTALLAAFAPAVVQFAVSLGPSSYLAIMILGLLTVTAVLGSSKIRGFASLGLGLAIGLIGLDPVSGQQRLVFGIPLLTDGLDIVVVAVAIFAVGEALWIAAHLRRKRMDTIPVGQPWMGKEDWKRSWKPWLRGTALGFPFGAMPAGGAEIPTFLSYVTEKKLSKHPEEFGHGAIEGVAGPEAANNASAAGTLTPALALGLPTNATAAIMLAALTQFNIQPGPLLFQKEPDLVWGLIASLFIGNTLLLVINLPMAPLWAKLLQIPRPYLYAGILFFASLGAYAVNLQAFDLVILLVLGALGFAMRRFGLPVLPLIIGLILGPRIEGQLRKALQLSGGDLSGLFNEPVGVTVYVIVALIALAPLLIAAWKRTRAPKADALV; from the coding sequence ATGGACATCCTCAACAACCTCATGCACGGCTTCGCCACCGCCGCGACGCCCACCAATCTGCTCTTCGCCTGCATCGGCGTCCTCCTGGGCACCGCCGTGGGCGTGCTGCCGGGCATCGGTCCGGCCATGGCCCTGGCGCTCCTGCTGCCGGTGACCACCAATCTGGAACCGACCGGCGCCCTCATCATGTTCGCGGGCATCTACTACGGCGGCATGTACGGCGGGTCCACGACCTCGATCCTGCTCAACACCCCAGGCGAATCCTCCACCGTCGTCACCGCCATCGAAGGCCACAAGATGGCGAAAGCGGGCCGCGCGGCACAGGCCCTCGCCACGGCGGCGATCGGCTCCTTCGTGGCCGGCACCATCGGCACGGCCCTCCTGGCGGCGTTCGCGCCCGCCGTCGTGCAGTTCGCGGTCAGCCTGGGCCCCTCGAGTTACCTGGCGATCATGATCCTGGGTCTCCTGACCGTCACCGCGGTGCTGGGGTCCTCGAAGATCCGCGGCTTCGCCTCTCTGGGCCTCGGCCTGGCGATCGGCCTGATCGGGCTCGACCCGGTGAGCGGACAGCAGCGTCTGGTGTTCGGCATCCCGCTGCTGACGGACGGCCTGGACATCGTGGTGGTGGCGGTCGCCATCTTCGCGGTGGGCGAGGCCCTCTGGATCGCCGCCCACCTGCGCCGCAAGCGGATGGACACCATTCCGGTGGGTCAGCCGTGGATGGGCAAGGAGGACTGGAAGCGGTCTTGGAAGCCATGGCTGCGGGGCACCGCCCTGGGCTTCCCCTTCGGCGCCATGCCGGCCGGCGGCGCCGAGATCCCGACCTTCCTCTCCTACGTCACGGAGAAGAAACTGTCCAAGCACCCGGAGGAGTTCGGGCACGGCGCCATCGAGGGCGTCGCGGGTCCGGAGGCGGCCAACAACGCCTCCGCGGCGGGCACGCTGACGCCGGCCCTGGCGCTGGGCCTGCCGACCAACGCGACGGCGGCCATCATGCTGGCGGCCCTGACCCAGTTCAACATCCAGCCGGGTCCGCTGCTCTTCCAGAAGGAGCCGGATCTGGTGTGGGGCCTGATCGCGAGCCTCTTCATCGGGAACACGCTGCTGCTGGTGATCAACCTGCCGATGGCGCCTCTCTGGGCGAAGCTGCTGCAGATCCCGCGTCCGTACCTGTACGCCGGCATCCTGTTCTTCGCCTCGCTCGGGGCGTACGCGGTGAATCTGCAGGCGTTCGACCTGGTGATCCTCCTGGTGCTGGGCGCCCTCGGCTTCGCGATGCGGCGCTTCGGACTTCCCGTGCTGCCGCTGATCATCGGCCTGATCCTCGGACCGCGGATCGAGGGGCAGCTCCGCAAGGCACTCCAGCTGAGCGGCGGCGACCTCTCGGGCCTGTTCAACGAGCCGGTGGGCGTGACGGTGTACGTGATCGTCGCACTGATCGCCCTGGCCCCGCTCCTCATCGCGGCCTGGAAGCGGACCCGCGCCCCGAAGGCGGACGCGCTGGTCTGA
- a CDS encoding MFS transporter codes for MTQPTGTTASVYPSTAKPTDSRFKRRFMVRLVAVFIGGMFLDGYILGIIGPVTGLMRADLQLDELSLGLIAAGPLVGIFVGSPLAGWAADKFGRKPMFLIDMGLFLLASAAQFFVTTGDGAVVQLALIRFFMGVAIGGEYSIGGPLLSEFSPPKLRGRLLGLTLIAWYIGFMMAFIIGTALHDAGTPWRIVIGTSTVLALVLFLARIGLPESPSWLITKGRRDEALAIARKYVESPQMHHSITEEIDLRAIQEAQAARDKTPLKNASFKMLFSPQYWRTTLFTSGFWFCAVTPYFAIATFADDVLHQFGFGGGWAGGVGLSALAAAGVVTTVLLIDRLGRRILTVPGQWLCAGILLVIGVWADAPAILVLVLFLAFSFFNAGYTTMTQVYPAEVFPGHLRGIGMGFAASFSRIGAALGTFALPWAITNIGMGPSMVVAAVVAFLGAALSQWLAPETKGRTLAEISADFTH; via the coding sequence ATGACCCAACCGACCGGTACGACGGCCTCCGTCTACCCCTCCACTGCGAAACCGACCGACTCCCGATTCAAGCGCCGGTTCATGGTGCGCCTCGTCGCCGTCTTCATCGGGGGCATGTTCCTCGACGGCTACATCCTCGGCATCATCGGTCCCGTCACGGGCCTCATGCGGGCGGACCTCCAGCTGGACGAGCTGTCCCTCGGGCTGATCGCGGCCGGACCGCTCGTCGGGATCTTCGTCGGATCGCCGCTCGCCGGCTGGGCCGCCGACAAATTCGGCCGCAAGCCCATGTTCCTCATCGACATGGGACTGTTCCTGCTCGCCTCGGCCGCGCAGTTCTTCGTGACCACCGGGGACGGGGCCGTGGTCCAGCTGGCTCTCATCCGCTTCTTCATGGGCGTCGCGATCGGCGGCGAGTACTCCATCGGCGGACCGCTGCTGTCCGAGTTCTCCCCGCCCAAACTCCGCGGGCGGCTCCTCGGACTGACGCTGATCGCCTGGTACATCGGCTTCATGATGGCGTTCATCATCGGAACCGCCCTGCACGACGCCGGCACCCCCTGGCGGATCGTGATCGGCACCAGCACGGTCCTCGCCCTCGTCCTGTTCCTGGCCCGCATCGGCCTTCCCGAGTCCCCGAGCTGGCTCATCACCAAGGGCCGCCGCGACGAAGCACTCGCGATCGCCCGCAAGTACGTCGAGTCCCCGCAGATGCACCACAGCATCACGGAGGAGATCGACCTGCGCGCGATCCAGGAAGCCCAGGCCGCCCGGGACAAGACCCCCCTCAAGAACGCCTCCTTCAAGATGCTGTTCTCCCCGCAGTACTGGCGGACCACCCTGTTCACCTCGGGCTTCTGGTTCTGTGCTGTCACCCCGTACTTCGCGATCGCCACGTTCGCCGACGACGTCCTCCACCAGTTCGGCTTCGGCGGCGGCTGGGCGGGCGGCGTGGGGCTGTCCGCGCTGGCGGCCGCGGGCGTCGTCACCACGGTGCTGCTGATCGACCGGCTCGGACGCCGCATCCTCACCGTGCCCGGCCAGTGGCTGTGCGCGGGCATCCTGCTCGTGATCGGAGTCTGGGCGGACGCCCCGGCGATCCTCGTGCTCGTGCTCTTCCTGGCGTTCTCGTTCTTCAACGCCGGCTACACCACGATGACCCAGGTCTACCCGGCCGAGGTGTTCCCGGGCCACCTGCGGGGCATCGGCATGGGCTTCGCGGCATCGTTCAGCCGCATCGGCGCCGCGCTCGGCACCTTCGCCCTGCCCTGGGCGATCACCAACATCGGCATGGGGCCCAGCATGGTGGTGGCCGCCGTCGTCGCGTTCCTGGGAGCGGCGCTCTCACAGTGGCTCGCGCCGGAGACGAAGGGCCGCACGCTCGCCGAGATCTCGGCGGACTTCACGCACTGA